From a single Plasmodium yoelii strain 17X genome assembly, chromosome: 9 genomic region:
- a CDS encoding nucleic acid binding protein, putative, which translates to MSGTFTNLNIESGYFNDELKEENNEANFMHTNISMLIRAYKRDRNKLTIWNKKLNLIKIVGFVLSIEEKKEFIIYTIDDTTGYIKAKYLLTYSFNSSHEKKNDIKINDIIQIFGVCNTISINEDLSISISSINKLNSFNYLCHHHLLVFHNYLKYLEDKKNIKEDEKVQYDEDENSNTQNNANPFFNSFFY; encoded by the coding sequence atgtctggCACATTCACAAACTTAAATATCGAGAGCGGTTATTTTAATGATGAattaaaagaagaaaataacgAGGCCAATTTTATGCATACAAATATTAGTATGTTAATAAGAGCATATAAAAGAGATAGAAATAAACTAACCATttggaataaaaaattaaatcttATTAAAATAGTTGGATTTGTATTAAGtattgaagaaaaaaaagaatttataatttatacaatTGATGATACTACAGGATATATAAAAGCAAAATATCTTTTAACATATTCTTTTAATTCCTcacatgaaaaaaaaaatgatataaaaataaatgatataatacaaatatttgGGGTTTGCAATACTATTAGTATAAATGAGGATTTAAGTATATCCATAAGTTCTATTAATAAATTGAATTCATTCAATTATTTATGTCACCATCATTTGTTAGtatttcataattatttaaaatatttagaagataaaaaaaatataaaagaagaCGAAAAAGTACAATATGACGAAGATGAAAATAGCAACACACAAAATAATGCCAACCCATTCTTTAACTCATTTttctattaa